The following are encoded together in the Desulfitobacterium chlororespirans DSM 11544 genome:
- a CDS encoding cell wall-binding repeat-containing protein, producing MTKIRAGCRFLVVMIILLSLFPANMLALNTAGKESNQARISGADRYETAALIAQRGWDKSDSVILSAGMDANLVDALTAAPLARTKDMPILLTSGHSLNSFAGEQLKRLETKTVYITSGQGVIKQAVLDELSALKINIVPLGGADRYETAVNIAQEIKKTRELDTVVVTTSLSNADALTIAPIAAVNGWPVLLTAANTLSPDTGGFINQEQIAKTYVIGGVGAVSPTVEKALPDPTRIGGANRFETNLRIIENFKHQLDFSQGTYFANGLNEHLVDSLVGSSLIARTSSPLILTEKTLSPTVGSYLDGHPEIIKPIILGGEGAIDSSLPARFQQTPSLVSYGEPGSVLGSPDSADIQVFEGSVLLQGDSITIKNAVIERDLFIRGQGAVLENVTVRGKIYTNPENAANTRIDMVQSQRMVIQSYSDNGIHIDRNGQYGLTIYTKEEAEGIHLDFEGCLKAENAREQLAAIEFASGNGVGQIQVERVLGRQWQLTFSGIFNQPVVVDKMAYDHGSEAIPDYLKPDMPLDITSAPNAIKRLEIWAENGQLLTLRGYFEQVKVHSRLNLVLDGGVYDEISLLGDAGVSVHNQAVLKNVLAAGTNQLSLTQMSKIDHLKITGNAVLRTDAHTSVAHAEAAGTQSVMSGYGTVNGIRLNSPQFVPVPGAKEFTAVSYAIAVDPEGTPYPVAGEVNPLMLTLKDKAGKTAADVNGVLELTVANVIEAGDGTYGSVNGAAITGTDYTAGITIPVTFEQGKARVNLVLNHGKGPTGDARVEQEVWFTLKGLTSLGSHTLRFQVAGYRGYSHGKGTEADPYIIFTAEELNALRYHVDEKDMYIELGGDIDLGVYPYNTGEGWVPIEASIKKFDGKGHLIRNLYINRPNEDYQALLRRVGSGIQNVGLLDVKVTGRQHVAALTMGTQFIGSVLVTGNISGEHQVSGIADDVMQISRSMVRAAVSGGDETSGLVRNAWDVSNCYASGKISGTDKIGGLTLGAGYFSGNVSDFSAITGSGKDISRMALSIYPQGMIDKNLAYDGMLYKLTPGDNGSTVFPRMPDSIGSNNLDGENKTAAELSEQATYEELGPGWNFDTTWSMVDGRPELKMFLRNR from the coding sequence ATGACTAAAATTCGTGCCGGATGCAGGTTTTTAGTGGTTATGATTATCCTTTTATCACTATTCCCCGCAAATATGTTGGCGCTCAATACCGCCGGCAAAGAATCAAACCAGGCTCGGATCTCGGGAGCGGATCGCTATGAAACAGCGGCTCTGATCGCGCAAAGAGGCTGGGACAAATCTGATTCCGTCATTCTTTCCGCGGGTATGGATGCCAACCTGGTGGATGCATTGACAGCGGCTCCTTTGGCACGAACCAAGGATATGCCCATTCTTTTGACCTCCGGCCATAGCCTAAACAGTTTTGCCGGAGAGCAGCTCAAAAGGCTGGAAACAAAAACTGTCTATATCACCAGCGGACAGGGAGTCATTAAACAAGCGGTTCTGGATGAACTCTCGGCACTGAAGATCAACATCGTCCCATTAGGCGGTGCTGACCGTTATGAAACGGCCGTTAATATCGCTCAGGAGATTAAGAAGACCAGGGAATTGGACACTGTAGTGGTAACTACATCTTTATCCAATGCCGATGCTCTGACTATCGCACCGATTGCAGCCGTCAACGGCTGGCCGGTTTTGCTGACTGCTGCCAATACACTATCACCTGATACCGGCGGTTTTATCAATCAGGAGCAGATCGCCAAAACCTATGTCATCGGCGGCGTGGGTGCCGTTTCCCCAACAGTGGAGAAGGCCCTGCCTGATCCGACGAGAATCGGGGGAGCCAACCGGTTTGAGACGAATCTTAGAATTATTGAGAACTTTAAACATCAGCTCGATTTCAGTCAAGGCACTTATTTTGCCAACGGACTTAATGAACATTTAGTGGATTCTCTGGTCGGTTCAAGTTTGATCGCCAGAACATCCTCCCCGCTCATCCTTACGGAGAAAACCCTTAGTCCGACAGTCGGGTCTTATCTGGATGGTCATCCGGAAATAATCAAACCGATTATTCTCGGCGGGGAAGGAGCGATCGACTCATCGCTCCCGGCAAGATTCCAACAGACCCCATCCCTGGTGAGCTATGGGGAGCCGGGGAGCGTCCTTGGTTCACCGGATTCAGCAGATATCCAGGTTTTTGAGGGCAGTGTCCTGCTGCAGGGTGACAGCATAACCATAAAAAATGCGGTCATCGAGCGGGATCTGTTTATCAGGGGACAGGGAGCTGTTCTGGAAAATGTCACGGTGCGGGGAAAAATCTATACCAATCCTGAAAACGCAGCCAATACCCGGATCGATATGGTTCAAAGCCAGAGGATGGTGATTCAGTCCTATAGCGACAACGGAATTCATATCGATCGCAACGGCCAATATGGTCTGACAATTTATACGAAAGAGGAAGCGGAGGGCATTCATCTGGATTTTGAAGGGTGCCTGAAAGCTGAGAATGCCAGAGAACAGCTTGCGGCCATCGAATTCGCTTCCGGCAATGGCGTGGGGCAGATTCAAGTGGAAAGGGTGCTTGGCAGGCAGTGGCAGCTGACGTTTTCCGGGATATTCAATCAGCCGGTGGTGGTGGATAAGATGGCTTATGACCATGGCTCAGAAGCAATCCCTGATTATTTGAAGCCGGATATGCCTTTGGACATTACCTCGGCTCCCAACGCCATCAAGCGGCTGGAGATATGGGCGGAAAACGGTCAACTATTGACGCTGAGGGGTTACTTTGAGCAGGTCAAGGTCCACAGCCGGTTGAACCTGGTATTGGATGGGGGAGTATATGATGAAATCTCCCTCCTTGGCGATGCCGGTGTCAGTGTGCACAACCAGGCCGTGCTGAAAAATGTGCTTGCGGCCGGTACGAATCAATTATCCTTGACGCAGATGAGTAAGATCGATCATTTAAAAATAACAGGCAATGCTGTTTTAAGAACAGATGCCCATACTTCTGTTGCTCATGCTGAAGCTGCCGGAACCCAAAGTGTTATGTCTGGTTATGGTACAGTCAACGGCATAAGACTAAATAGCCCTCAGTTCGTTCCCGTCCCCGGTGCCAAGGAATTTACAGCGGTTTCTTATGCCATTGCCGTTGACCCGGAGGGAACTCCGTATCCGGTGGCTGGTGAGGTCAATCCATTGATGTTGACGCTCAAAGATAAAGCCGGGAAGACAGCCGCGGATGTTAACGGAGTTTTGGAGCTCACCGTCGCCAACGTCATCGAAGCCGGTGATGGGACTTACGGTTCCGTCAATGGAGCTGCTATTACCGGGACAGATTATACGGCCGGCATCACCATTCCCGTAACCTTTGAACAGGGAAAAGCAAGGGTGAATCTGGTTCTTAACCATGGGAAAGGCCCCACAGGCGATGCCCGGGTCGAGCAGGAAGTATGGTTCACCTTGAAAGGTCTTACCAGTTTAGGTTCGCACACCCTTAGATTCCAGGTAGCCGGGTATCGAGGCTATTCCCATGGCAAAGGGACTGAAGCTGATCCCTATATCATTTTTACGGCTGAGGAATTAAATGCGCTGCGTTACCATGTGGATGAAAAGGATATGTATATTGAATTGGGTGGGGATATTGATCTGGGTGTTTATCCTTATAATACCGGTGAAGGGTGGGTTCCCATCGAGGCATCCATTAAGAAGTTTGATGGAAAAGGGCATTTGATCCGCAATCTGTATATCAACAGGCCCAATGAAGATTATCAGGCATTGCTCCGCCGGGTCGGGTCAGGAATCCAAAATGTTGGCTTGCTTGATGTAAAGGTTACAGGCCGTCAACATGTTGCAGCCCTCACGATGGGTACTCAATTTATCGGGTCTGTTCTGGTTACGGGAAATATCTCCGGTGAGCATCAGGTGAGTGGGATCGCTGACGATGTAATGCAGATCAGCAGAAGCATGGTCAGGGCGGCTGTTTCCGGAGGCGATGAAACCAGCGGCCTGGTAAGAAACGCCTGGGACGTCTCTAACTGTTATGCTTCCGGCAAGATCAGTGGTACAGACAAAATAGGCGGTTTAACCCTAGGGGCCGGGTATTTTAGCGGGAATGTTTCTGATTTTTCAGCAATTACCGGTTCAGGCAAGGATATCAGCAGGATGGCGTTATCTATTTATCCTCAGGGTATGATAGATAAAAATCTGGCCTACGACGGAATGCTTTATAAGTTAACCCCAGGTGACAACGGCTCCACAGTATTTCCCAGGATGCCCGATTCAATCGGAAGCAACAACCTGGATGGAGAGAATAAGACTGCTGCTGAGCTGAGCGAGCAAGCAACCTATGAAGAGCTTGGCCCCGGCTGGAACTTTGATACCACATGGTCCATGGTGGATGGGCGGCCTGAGCTGAAGATGTTTTTAAGAAACCGCTAA
- the dapF gene encoding diaminopimelate epimerase — MEIIKMHGLGNDFVFIDHFQGTPAEFPDYPELARRLCHRQFGVGGDGLIVVLPSAKADARMRILNSDGSEPEMCGNGIRCFARYIYDQGYVTKNPLQVETLAGILTLQLIITGDQVTGVRVDMGEPILKSEQVPVLIQGDPVVGAKLDVDGQEFEFTAVSMGNPHCVIFVEDYETLDFERIGPAIEKHPLFPRKTNVEFIIVNSPRELTMKVWERGAGPTLACGTGACASVVAAVLNGRTERKVTVHLPGGDLLIEWGEDNRVYMTGPAAYVFKGVLLEDALS; from the coding sequence ATGGAAATCATCAAAATGCACGGCCTGGGCAATGATTTTGTCTTTATCGATCACTTTCAGGGTACCCCTGCCGAGTTTCCCGATTATCCGGAGTTGGCCCGCAGGCTTTGCCACCGCCAGTTCGGAGTGGGGGGAGATGGGCTGATTGTCGTCCTGCCCTCGGCAAAAGCGGACGCCAGGATGCGCATCCTGAATTCGGATGGCTCAGAGCCGGAGATGTGCGGCAATGGCATTCGTTGTTTTGCCCGTTATATCTATGATCAGGGTTATGTTACCAAAAACCCCCTCCAGGTGGAGACCTTAGCCGGGATTCTTACCCTGCAGCTCATCATCACCGGAGATCAAGTCACCGGGGTGCGGGTGGATATGGGGGAGCCGATCCTGAAGTCGGAACAGGTTCCGGTACTTATTCAGGGCGATCCTGTAGTGGGAGCCAAGCTCGATGTGGATGGGCAGGAATTCGAATTTACGGCAGTGTCCATGGGCAACCCTCACTGCGTGATCTTTGTGGAAGATTACGAAACCCTTGATTTTGAGCGGATCGGCCCGGCCATTGAAAAACATCCTCTCTTTCCCCGCAAAACCAATGTGGAGTTTATCATCGTCAACAGCCCCCGGGAATTGACCATGAAGGTATGGGAGCGGGGAGCGGGCCCGACGCTGGCCTGCGGAACAGGAGCCTGCGCTTCAGTAGTGGCCGCCGTCCTCAACGGCAGGACTGAGCGCAAGGTCACTGTTCATTTGCCGGGGGGTGATCTCCTGATTGAGTGGGGAGAGGATAACCGGGTGTACATGACCGGGCCGGCAGCCTATGTGTTTAAAGGCGTTTTGCTGGAGGATGCCCTCAGCTAA
- a CDS encoding Fe-only nitrogenase accessory AnfO family protein, with amino-acid sequence MKIAVLVNETGVTAGFSEKAELYIYERTGDTWVADQKFDWTPGNHESMAGLRFRLSQMVHWLGDCKVIAAGPTHGFYRVIFEGFGVALWMIEGRPQDFIPQIEHFYCYRQEDRDGTSELIQPIAGKAGYYSVDLRDVMAHNKPLNSREVLIPFFKEAAFARLEITCSHIPKWFEKELPLHKLQMDVETRNNGMKVHVYPV; translated from the coding sequence ATGAAAATTGCGGTATTAGTCAATGAAACCGGCGTTACCGCCGGTTTCTCTGAAAAAGCAGAGCTTTATATATACGAAAGAACAGGTGATACCTGGGTTGCCGATCAAAAATTTGATTGGACACCGGGCAACCACGAATCCATGGCCGGACTGCGCTTCCGCCTTAGTCAAATGGTACATTGGCTGGGAGATTGCAAGGTAATAGCAGCCGGACCTACCCATGGTTTCTATCGCGTTATTTTTGAAGGTTTCGGCGTCGCCCTGTGGATGATCGAAGGACGCCCTCAGGACTTCATTCCTCAGATTGAACATTTTTATTGTTACCGGCAGGAAGACCGCGATGGAACCTCAGAGCTGATTCAGCCCATTGCCGGCAAAGCAGGATATTATTCGGTAGATTTAAGAGATGTCATGGCCCATAACAAGCCCCTCAATTCCCGGGAAGTATTAATACCCTTTTTCAAGGAAGCAGCTTTTGCCCGGCTGGAAATCACCTGCAGCCATATTCCCAAATGGTTTGAAAAGGAACTCCCTTTGCATAAATTACAGATGGACGTAGAGACCCGGAATAACGGCATGAAAGTGCATGTATATCCTGTATGA
- a CDS encoding pyridoxamine 5'-phosphate oxidase family protein, translating to MEQIRYTSRICTDPKRIEGFLRHSRVGIVGMNAGEYPYAVPVNFVWMDGCIYFHGMGSGKKVKLLDENPKVCFTVYEEAGTVTDPVPCKVDTAYMSVMLFGTVQRVEDFKQSAAALQQLLNKLMPGFFKPMPGSALIEKYRSALDDNPVAVYKMKPDFLTAKENRSEPEALFHGGLQQVSKG from the coding sequence ATGGAACAAATACGCTATACCAGTAGGATCTGTACCGATCCGAAGCGGATTGAAGGGTTTCTCCGGCACTCCCGGGTCGGTATCGTGGGAATGAATGCGGGGGAATACCCTTATGCCGTGCCGGTCAATTTTGTGTGGATGGACGGCTGCATCTACTTTCACGGGATGGGTTCGGGCAAAAAGGTCAAGCTTCTTGATGAAAATCCCAAGGTGTGCTTTACAGTGTATGAAGAGGCCGGTACGGTAACCGATCCTGTTCCCTGCAAGGTGGATACGGCCTACATGAGTGTGATGCTGTTTGGTACAGTTCAGCGGGTAGAGGATTTTAAGCAGTCTGCGGCCGCCTTGCAGCAGCTTCTGAATAAATTGATGCCCGGATTTTTTAAGCCAATGCCGGGCAGTGCCTTGATCGAAAAATACCGTTCCGCCTTGGATGACAATCCGGTGGCCGTTTACAAGATGAAGCCGGATTTCCTGACCGCCAAAGAGAACCGGTCTGAACCGGAGGCACTGTTTCACGGCGGTTTGCAGCAAGTAAGCAAAGGATAA
- a CDS encoding type 1 glutamine amidotransferase, whose translation MKLHYIQHVPFENPGSILTWAADHGHTVTATHVYADPHFPELEDLDWLIIMGGPMNIDEEAEYPWLIAEKKFIRAAVERGKVVIGLCLGAQLIAGALGGKVTPNPQKEIGWLPVRLLDTARKMPLFDFFPEHPMVFQWHGDTFSTLPEGAVLLATSEACPNQAFLYGDRVFGFQYHLENTEDIIGGLIENCGDELVPADTVQPAEELLAHPEYIAQDQIWMEQFLSRLMTLWQRGEL comes from the coding sequence ATGAAGCTGCATTATATACAGCATGTTCCCTTTGAGAACCCAGGCAGCATTTTGACATGGGCAGCGGACCATGGACACACCGTAACCGCCACCCATGTCTATGCCGATCCTCATTTTCCGGAGCTGGAGGACCTGGACTGGCTGATCATCATGGGCGGCCCTATGAACATTGATGAAGAAGCAGAGTACCCCTGGCTGATTGCGGAAAAAAAGTTCATCAGGGCGGCGGTGGAGAGGGGCAAGGTTGTCATCGGACTGTGCCTGGGCGCTCAGCTGATTGCGGGTGCTCTGGGGGGAAAGGTAACTCCCAATCCTCAGAAGGAGATTGGCTGGCTGCCTGTCCGTTTGCTGGACACAGCCCGGAAAATGCCGCTGTTTGACTTTTTTCCTGAACATCCGATGGTGTTTCAGTGGCATGGAGACACCTTCAGTACCCTGCCTGAGGGAGCGGTACTTCTGGCAACCAGCGAAGCCTGCCCCAACCAGGCATTTCTCTACGGGGATCGGGTATTCGGTTTCCAATATCATTTAGAGAACACAGAGGACATCATCGGGGGTTTGATCGAGAACTGCGGTGATGAGTTGGTTCCGGCCGATACAGTACAACCGGCTGAGGAGCTCCTGGCCCATCCCGAATATATTGCCCAGGATCAGATCTGGATGGAGCAGTTTCTATCCCGGCTGATGACCCTGTGGCAAAGGGGTGAGCTTTAA
- the anfK gene encoding Fe-only nitrogenase subunit beta, with protein sequence MVCELKAKERAGTINPIFTCQPAGAQYVSIGIKDCIGIVHGGQGCVMFVRLLFSQHFKESFELASSSVHEDGAVFGALNRVEEAVDVLLMRYPHVKVVPIISTCSTEVIGDDIDGVVRKLNEGLLQEKYPGREVHLIPIHTPSFVGSMITGYDVALKDFVSYFAEKGEPSEKINLITGWANPGDVTALKHLLEQMKVEATVLFEIENFDSPLMPAGNVVSHGDTTVEDLRGTANAKGTIALNRYEGGKAAQYLEKEFGVPAVIGPTPIGIRNTDTFLKNLSRLTGKPIPESLAWERGIALDALTDLTHMFFAEKRVAIYGNPDLVVGLAEFCLDLEMKPVLLLLGDDNSNYKHDPRIQALQKNVYYDLEIVTNADLWTLEDRIKNQGLELDLILGHSKGRFIAIDYDIPMVRVGFPVYDRAGMYRHPVVGYAGAIHLAESMANALFADMEHKKNKEWILNVW encoded by the coding sequence ATGGTTTGTGAATTGAAAGCAAAAGAACGCGCCGGGACTATCAATCCGATTTTTACCTGCCAGCCGGCCGGTGCCCAATACGTCAGCATCGGTATCAAAGATTGCATCGGCATTGTCCATGGAGGACAAGGATGCGTCATGTTTGTCCGGCTGCTGTTTTCCCAGCACTTTAAAGAGAGTTTTGAACTGGCATCCTCCTCGGTTCATGAAGACGGTGCGGTATTCGGAGCGCTGAACCGGGTAGAAGAAGCGGTAGACGTGCTGCTGATGCGCTATCCTCATGTTAAAGTGGTTCCGATCATTTCCACCTGCTCCACCGAGGTCATCGGGGATGATATCGACGGCGTGGTGCGTAAACTCAACGAAGGACTTTTGCAGGAAAAATATCCGGGACGGGAAGTCCATTTGATTCCCATCCATACCCCCAGCTTTGTGGGCAGCATGATTACCGGCTACGATGTGGCTCTGAAGGATTTCGTCAGCTACTTTGCGGAAAAAGGTGAGCCCAGCGAGAAGATCAATTTGATCACCGGTTGGGCCAATCCGGGGGATGTGACGGCCCTTAAGCACTTGCTGGAGCAGATGAAGGTGGAGGCCACCGTACTGTTTGAAATTGAGAATTTCGATTCCCCACTGATGCCTGCAGGCAATGTAGTTTCCCATGGAGATACGACAGTGGAGGATCTCAGAGGGACGGCCAATGCCAAAGGAACCATCGCCCTTAACCGCTATGAAGGAGGAAAAGCCGCTCAGTATCTTGAAAAAGAATTTGGGGTCCCGGCCGTCATCGGCCCTACCCCTATCGGCATCCGCAATACGGATACCTTTTTAAAGAACCTTAGTAGGCTGACCGGAAAACCCATTCCGGAAAGCCTGGCCTGGGAACGGGGAATTGCCTTGGATGCCCTTACGGATCTGACCCATATGTTTTTTGCGGAAAAACGGGTAGCTATCTATGGCAATCCCGACCTGGTGGTGGGCCTGGCCGAGTTCTGCCTGGATCTGGAAATGAAGCCGGTGCTGCTTTTGCTGGGTGACGATAATTCCAATTACAAGCATGATCCCAGAATCCAGGCCTTGCAAAAAAATGTCTATTATGATCTGGAGATCGTAACCAATGCCGATCTATGGACCTTGGAAGATCGGATCAAGAACCAGGGTCTGGAGCTCGATCTTATCCTGGGCCATTCCAAGGGGCGGTTTATTGCCATTGATTACGACATCCCCATGGTGCGGGTCGGTTTTCCTGTCTACGACCGGGCCGGAATGTACCGGCACCCGGTGGTGGGTTACGCAGGGGCCATCCATCTGGCAGAGAGCATGGCCAATGCCTTATTTGCCGATATGGAGCACAAGAAGAACAAAGAATGGATCCTCAATGTCTGGTAG
- the anfG gene encoding Fe-only nitrogenase subunit delta, translated as MSDELKRQRMELLLDYIMKKCLWQFHSRSWDRERQNENILKITSQLLCDEEIVLDTPEQRCYWADALCMADAFTERFAWLAEMDTRQKKEIMQDLKERLDFLTINGSLNLELKDIHY; from the coding sequence ATGAGCGACGAATTAAAAAGGCAACGCATGGAGCTGCTTCTGGACTACATCATGAAAAAATGCCTGTGGCAATTTCACTCCCGGTCCTGGGACCGGGAGCGGCAAAACGAGAATATCCTCAAAATCACTTCTCAGCTGCTCTGTGATGAAGAGATTGTCCTTGACACACCTGAGCAGCGGTGTTACTGGGCGGATGCCCTATGCATGGCCGATGCCTTTACGGAGCGTTTTGCCTGGCTTGCGGAAATGGATACCCGGCAAAAGAAAGAAATCATGCAGGATTTGAAAGAGCGTCTGGATTTTCTGACCATCAACGGTTCTTTGAACCTGGAGCTTAAAGACATTCATTATTGA
- the anfD gene encoding nitrogenase iron-iron protein, alpha chain, with protein sequence MPYHLFKCSECIPEREKHAVIKGPGEDLSMALPLGYLNTIPGTISERGCAYCGAKHVIGTPMKDVIHISHGPVGCTYDTWQTKRYISDNDNFQIKYTFATDMKEKHIVFGAEDLLRKNIIEAFKAFPHIKRMTIYQTCASALIGDDINALANEIMEEMPEVDIFVCNSPGFGGPSQSGGHHKINIAWVNQKVGTVEPEITSDYVINYVGEYNIQGDQVVMGDYFKRMGIQVLSTFTGNGSYDELRAMHRAQLNVLECARSAEYICNELRVRYGIPRLDIDGFGFEPLSGSLRKIGLFFGIEERAKAIIEEETARWKPELDWYKARLQGKKVCLWPGGSKLWHWANVIHEEMGVEVVSVYTKFGHQGDMEKGISRCEEGALAIDDPNELEGLEAMEMLQPDVIFTGKRPGEVAKKVRVPYLNAHAYHNGPWKGYEGWVRFARDVYNAIYSPIHQLSMLDITKDEIPTDQGFVTKRMLSDANLSDEIKNSPVLREYTGKYDSLPDLEKKVYPEFPREKSLASAI encoded by the coding sequence ATGCCATATCATCTTTTTAAATGCAGCGAATGCATCCCCGAAAGGGAGAAGCATGCCGTGATCAAAGGACCCGGTGAAGACCTGTCGATGGCTTTGCCTTTGGGATACCTCAACACCATACCAGGGACAATTTCCGAGCGTGGCTGCGCTTATTGCGGTGCCAAACACGTGATCGGCACTCCTATGAAAGATGTCATCCATATCAGTCACGGCCCGGTGGGCTGCACCTATGATACCTGGCAGACCAAGCGTTATATCAGTGACAACGATAACTTTCAGATCAAGTATACCTTTGCCACCGATATGAAGGAAAAGCATATTGTGTTTGGGGCGGAAGATCTGCTGCGGAAGAACATTATTGAGGCGTTCAAAGCCTTCCCCCATATCAAGAGAATGACCATCTATCAAACCTGTGCCTCCGCTCTGATTGGGGATGATATCAATGCACTGGCCAATGAAATCATGGAAGAAATGCCCGAAGTGGATATCTTTGTCTGTAACTCACCGGGTTTTGGGGGACCCAGCCAATCGGGGGGGCACCATAAAATCAACATCGCCTGGGTGAACCAGAAAGTAGGCACGGTTGAGCCTGAGATCACCAGTGATTATGTGATCAACTATGTCGGTGAATATAATATTCAGGGCGATCAGGTCGTCATGGGAGATTATTTTAAACGTATGGGCATCCAGGTGCTTTCCACCTTTACAGGCAACGGCTCTTATGACGAGCTGCGCGCTATGCACAGAGCCCAGCTCAATGTCCTGGAATGCGCCCGCTCCGCCGAATATATCTGTAACGAGCTGCGGGTGCGTTATGGTATCCCCCGTCTGGACATTGACGGGTTCGGCTTTGAGCCGCTGTCCGGCTCGCTGCGGAAAATAGGGCTGTTTTTCGGGATTGAGGAGCGGGCCAAGGCCATCATTGAGGAAGAAACGGCACGCTGGAAACCGGAGCTGGATTGGTATAAAGCGCGTCTGCAAGGCAAGAAAGTTTGTTTATGGCCGGGCGGTTCCAAGCTCTGGCACTGGGCTAATGTTATTCATGAAGAAATGGGCGTGGAGGTCGTATCGGTCTATACCAAATTCGGCCATCAGGGAGACATGGAAAAGGGAATATCCCGCTGCGAGGAAGGCGCCCTGGCCATTGACGATCCCAATGAACTGGAAGGTCTGGAAGCCATGGAAATGCTCCAGCCTGACGTGATCTTTACCGGAAAACGCCCCGGGGAAGTTGCCAAGAAGGTCCGGGTTCCTTATCTCAATGCCCATGCTTACCACAATGGCCCCTGGAAAGGATATGAAGGGTGGGTGCGCTTTGCCCGGGATGTCTATAATGCGATTTACTCCCCCATTCATCAACTGTCCATGCTGGACATAACCAAGGATGAGATTCCGACAGACCAAGGATTTGTGACCAAACGCATGCTTTCCGATGCCAACTTAAGTGATGAAATCAAAAACTCTCCAGTGTTGAGAGAATATACCGGGAAGTATGACAGTCTCCCAGACTTGGAAAAGAAGGTCTATCCGGAGTTCCCCAGGGAAAAATCCCTGGCATCCGCAATATAA
- a CDS encoding P-II family nitrogen regulator: MKEVIAIIRPKMVAKTKAALEAIGINSITAIPVLGRGKQRGIMGEVDIEYRPQIGEQAPSRGMKYIPKRQISVVVQDQEVDTVVQAIIQVNKTGQFGDGKIFECPVDEALRVRTGETGAKAIL; this comes from the coding sequence ATGAAAGAAGTGATTGCCATTATCCGGCCTAAAATGGTTGCCAAAACTAAAGCGGCCCTGGAAGCCATCGGTATCAATAGTATCACCGCCATTCCGGTACTGGGACGGGGCAAGCAGCGGGGAATCATGGGTGAGGTGGATATTGAGTACCGGCCACAGATTGGGGAACAGGCCCCAAGCCGGGGAATGAAATATATACCTAAACGCCAGATATCCGTGGTTGTCCAGGATCAAGAGGTGGATACCGTGGTGCAGGCCATTATTCAGGTTAATAAAACCGGCCAGTTTGGAGACGGAAAGATCTTTGAATGTCCTGTTGATGAGGCCTTGCGGGTGCGTACCGGAGAAACAGGAGCCAAGGCCATACTCTAG
- a CDS encoding P-II family nitrogen regulator produces the protein MKMIKAILRPEAVDSIADSLADAGFISMTKVNAFGRGKQKGIQRGSVHYDELPKTILMTVVEDEEVEHVLKIIQYKAYTGSFGDGKVFVSPVDRVFTVRTSAEEL, from the coding sequence ATGAAAATGATCAAAGCGATCCTTCGTCCCGAGGCAGTGGATAGCATAGCCGACAGCCTGGCGGATGCCGGCTTTATCTCAATGACAAAGGTCAATGCCTTCGGACGGGGTAAACAAAAGGGTATTCAGCGGGGCTCGGTGCATTATGACGAATTGCCGAAGACCATCCTGATGACGGTTGTTGAGGATGAGGAAGTGGAACACGTGTTGAAGATCATCCAATATAAAGCCTATACCGGCAGCTTCGGTGACGGTAAAGTGTTCGTTTCTCCGGTAGACAGGGTGTTTACCGTCCGTACAAGTGCCGAAGAGCTATAG